A single region of the Anaerolineales bacterium genome encodes:
- a CDS encoding winged helix-turn-helix transcriptional regulator yields the protein MVNQILQATEIGRSVGIPFVSLLATRVVGKRFFEYLQEYLRQQPSNITVKLSLAGVEVMDASFSDEVFGTFAALRARREITLCPVILTDLNQTCRENLQMALETRIDREPESLERLRNCVLPILDGMALDLIGRNEDHIQESFMLLGKHCRLTARELADILNLNVNAASTRLKTLADLGLAFRIETRDSVGKQYIYNALL from the coding sequence ATGGTGAACCAGATTCTACAAGCGACAGAGATAGGGCGTTCGGTAGGTATTCCATTTGTTTCGCTGCTGGCTACTCGTGTAGTTGGCAAGCGATTTTTTGAGTATTTGCAGGAATATTTGCGCCAGCAGCCGTCCAACATAACCGTTAAATTATCCCTGGCAGGGGTTGAGGTGATGGATGCCTCATTTTCTGACGAGGTCTTTGGCACATTCGCGGCTCTTCGCGCCAGACGTGAAATTACGCTATGTCCCGTTATCTTAACCGACCTGAACCAGACCTGTCGGGAAAATCTGCAAATGGCACTGGAGACAAGAATTGACAGGGAACCAGAATCGCTCGAACGGTTGCGTAATTGTGTGCTGCCAATATTGGATGGGATGGCTCTCGACCTCATAGGGAGAAATGAAGACCATATTCAGGAATCGTTTATGCTGCTTGGTAAGCACTGCCGCTTAACCGCAAGAGAACTGGCCGACATCCTCAATCTGAATGTCAACGCCGCGAGTACCCGGTTGAAGACTCTTGCTGATCTAGGGCTTGCCTTTCGTATTGAGACTCGTGATTCCGTCGGTAAACAGTATATCTACAACGCTCTACTGTAG
- a CDS encoding SRPBCC family protein, whose protein sequence is MTDSQESASTRHSKSIKAPPEAVYRAFTDPEALAVWLAPGDMIGKVHSFDYRVGGGYQTSLYYPSSEINMRGKTSEKGDRYTARFVELTPPRKIVEAITFDSGDPAFAGEMIMEVILEAEDNGTRVSIVFKDIPSGIRPEDNEVGTQSALEKLARYVE, encoded by the coding sequence ATGACAGATTCACAGGAAAGTGCCAGTACGCGACACTCAAAATCAATCAAAGCTCCGCCGGAAGCTGTCTATCGAGCGTTTACCGATCCTGAAGCCCTGGCTGTCTGGCTTGCACCCGGAGATATGATCGGCAAGGTTCATAGTTTCGACTACAGAGTTGGCGGCGGTTATCAGACGTCGCTGTATTATCCTTCATCCGAAATAAACATGCGCGGTAAGACATCAGAAAAGGGAGATAGATATACCGCACGGTTTGTGGAACTCACTCCACCTCGAAAAATCGTTGAAGCGATAACCTTTGATTCGGGTGATCCTGCCTTCGCAGGAGAGATGATCATGGAGGTCATATTGGAGGCTGAAGATAACGGAACCAGAGTATCCATCGTATTCAAGGATATTCCATCCGGCATTCGACCCGAAGACAATGAGGTTGGTACGCAGTCAGCACTTGAGAAATTGGCGCGTTATGTCGAGTAG
- a CDS encoding response regulator encodes MTLYGRHALGIDDEADNRDLAERLLERVDFKVYVAANGSQALTVLGDAPVISIALVDHNLPDMNGLELIKILRSTSLKMTLIMFTVNDEPALIESAFAAGANMFIVKPYGFMELYRALKDPNSKILECSDCQVIDVHGIRQYRAVEALRH; translated from the coding sequence ATGACTTTGTATGGCCGACATGCCTTAGGTATTGATGATGAGGCCGATAACCGTGATCTCGCGGAAAGGCTATTGGAGCGGGTTGATTTTAAGGTGTACGTTGCCGCTAACGGTTCTCAAGCGTTGACGGTTCTTGGCGATGCGCCAGTCATTTCCATTGCGTTAGTTGACCATAACCTACCTGACATGAATGGTCTTGAACTAATAAAAATTCTGCGTTCGACTTCGCTAAAGATGACGCTGATCATGTTCACGGTAAATGATGAGCCAGCGTTGATCGAAAGTGCCTTTGCTGCTGGGGCAAATATGTTTATTGTGAAGCCGTATGGATTTATGGAACTTTACAGAGCCTTGAAAGATCCCAATTCGAAGATTCTGGAATGCTCCGACTGTCAAGTGATTGATGTACATGGTATCCGACAGTACCGTGCTGTTGAGGCACTTCGTCACTAA
- a CDS encoding type II toxin-antitoxin system PemK/MazF family toxin, with product MVVSRGPRNIQRGEVWNVNFDPQVGQEIQKIRPAVVVSVPSTGRLPLHIVVPITTGNANFKNYFWMVAIPSAKTNGLSNDSFADAFQIKSVSIDRFVDKRGVLTQAQLNDIAAAIALCVGYTPPK from the coding sequence ATGGTTGTGAGTCGTGGGCCACGTAACATTCAGCGAGGTGAAGTTTGGAACGTCAATTTTGATCCTCAAGTTGGTCAAGAGATCCAGAAAATTCGTCCGGCAGTTGTGGTAAGTGTTCCTTCTACTGGACGATTACCTTTACACATTGTTGTTCCCATCACTACAGGCAATGCAAATTTCAAGAACTATTTCTGGATGGTCGCTATTCCGTCGGCAAAGACCAATGGATTGTCAAACGATTCGTTCGCGGACGCATTTCAGATCAAATCTGTGTCTATAGATCGCTTTGTCGATAAGCGCGGTGTTCTAACTCAAGCCCAACTTAATGATATTGCGGCTGCTATCGCACTTTGTGTTGGTTACACACCTCCGAAATAG
- a CDS encoding LuxR family transcriptional regulator codes for MSLFVENEYLQPDYIKFHDMLRQNQFVALLSEATRNELQLSQRYRDMLAPINMKDELRAAFVNDKSCWGILCLHADITYGEREASFIASLAPHIADGLRKSLLLETANITETSDAPGVLILTDDLSVVAMTAAAEYWLAELSQAEQPTNAPLPVAVRSVVAGLQAIERGTMPLYSTPKVRICVPSGQWLVLYASRLKQSDIQSQISVVFEVAQPAEITPIIMQAYRLTKRETEIAHCVLRGWSTGEIVTQLHISSNTVQDHLKAIFEKVDVSSRGELAARIFTKQYLPHYKASFSGDSSS; via the coding sequence ATGTCGCTGTTTGTCGAGAACGAGTACCTCCAGCCAGATTACATCAAATTTCATGATATGCTTCGCCAGAATCAGTTTGTGGCGTTGTTGAGCGAAGCAACCCGTAATGAGCTGCAACTGAGCCAGCGTTATCGTGATATGCTCGCGCCGATCAACATGAAAGATGAGCTGCGGGCTGCGTTCGTCAATGACAAATCATGCTGGGGTATATTGTGCCTGCACGCCGATATAACCTACGGTGAAAGAGAAGCATCTTTCATCGCTAGCCTTGCGCCACACATCGCTGATGGGCTGCGAAAATCCCTGCTCTTGGAAACAGCAAACATTACGGAGACATCGGATGCACCGGGTGTACTGATTCTCACAGATGATTTGTCCGTTGTGGCGATGACAGCAGCCGCTGAATACTGGTTAGCCGAGTTGAGCCAAGCAGAACAACCCACAAACGCGCCGCTTCCGGTGGCAGTACGCAGCGTTGTGGCTGGCTTGCAGGCCATTGAGCGTGGAACAATGCCATTGTATTCCACTCCCAAAGTACGAATCTGTGTACCTTCGGGGCAGTGGCTTGTGCTCTATGCCTCAAGACTCAAGCAGTCAGACATTCAATCTCAAATCAGTGTTGTGTTTGAAGTTGCCCAACCCGCCGAGATTACACCTATCATCATGCAAGCGTACCGACTGACGAAACGCGAAACCGAAATCGCGCACTGTGTTTTGCGCGGTTGGTCAACGGGCGAGATTGTTACGCAACTCCATATCTCATCAAACACAGTTCAAGATCACCTGAAAGCGATTTTCGAGAAGGTTGATGTGAGCAGCCGGGGTGAACTTGCGGCACGTATCTTTACGAAACAATATTTGCCGCACTATAAGGCTAGTTTTTCTGGCGACTCATCTAGCTAG
- a CDS encoding ImmA/IrrE family metallo-endopeptidase: MLSERIRQARLLAGVTQEALAEALTLAGHPATKAVISKYEMGKSTPKASMLLEMCRILKVESGYFLHEPQTNVAWLAYRKYSNFPSTGQEVVKGYARDVVALQVELCSLLYPDMSNDFPEPMNVMTSTEAETAAQNLRSEWKLDEAPIENLTQTAEQNGVVVVGWDRDAGRFDGLSGWCGEHVPVTVVNTLVDVDRRRFNLAHELGHLLMRTPDELSEQLAHRFAAALLVPAEVAYRELGRKRSSISFAELGTLKRRYGLSIQGWIYRATDLEIITKHYATLLWREINQRGWKKSEPFNYVADEEPVLLKQMIFHAVSEGLITADRVHQALPDFDVDEPISETSESPSPSELLAMPAAERERWMQRSFELAANEDFEIFEAFGEEEF, from the coding sequence ATGTTGAGCGAACGTATACGCCAAGCTCGTTTGCTTGCAGGAGTGACACAAGAAGCGCTTGCTGAAGCCCTTACACTTGCGGGACATCCAGCAACGAAGGCTGTGATATCAAAATATGAGATGGGAAAAAGCACTCCTAAAGCATCCATGCTATTAGAAATGTGTCGCATTCTCAAAGTGGAGTCAGGTTATTTTCTCCATGAGCCTCAAACTAATGTTGCGTGGTTGGCATACCGAAAATACAGCAACTTTCCCAGCACTGGTCAGGAAGTTGTAAAGGGATACGCACGAGATGTAGTTGCTTTACAAGTGGAACTTTGCAGCTTGCTCTACCCCGATATGTCAAATGATTTTCCTGAACCTATGAATGTCATGACCTCAACTGAAGCTGAAACTGCTGCCCAGAATTTACGTTCCGAGTGGAAGCTGGATGAGGCTCCAATTGAGAATCTAACCCAAACCGCCGAACAAAATGGGGTTGTGGTTGTAGGATGGGATCGGGATGCAGGACGGTTTGATGGCCTGTCGGGTTGGTGTGGCGAGCATGTGCCAGTAACAGTAGTGAACACACTGGTCGATGTGGATCGTCGGCGCTTCAATCTTGCTCATGAATTGGGACACTTACTCATGCGGACCCCTGACGAACTTTCCGAGCAACTGGCACACCGTTTCGCGGCAGCATTACTTGTTCCAGCGGAAGTGGCTTACCGTGAATTGGGCCGCAAACGGAGTTCAATCAGCTTTGCTGAATTGGGGACACTCAAACGCCGCTATGGGTTGAGCATTCAAGGATGGATATACCGTGCAACGGATCTTGAAATCATTACCAAACATTATGCAACGCTACTTTGGCGCGAGATCAATCAGCGTGGGTGGAAAAAATCTGAGCCATTCAACTATGTTGCAGATGAAGAACCTGTCTTGTTAAAGCAGATGATTTTTCATGCTGTTTCAGAGGGGTTGATCACGGCAGATCGAGTACACCAAGCATTGCCCGATTTTGATGTAGACGAACCCATCTCAGAAACAAGTGAATCCCCATCTCCAAGCGAATTACTTGCTATGCCCGCTGCTGAACGTGAACGATGGATGCAGCGTTCCTTTGAACTTGCAGCGAATGAGGATTTTGAAATCTTCGAGGCATTTGGAGAGGAAGAATTCTAA
- a CDS encoding CPBP family intramembrane metalloprotease, translating to MTRTTIKRRLDRIQELLNQVETRSIGLTVALAHAFVFWLVTGIAGAVQDPLAIRFGLNPADPFTREFLKLVFLDGSIVLLYLLTLPAWRKAKTSINWGLQVKNYRGLGFFIGMTLGILAQYLFVRMMESAGYWIKDGSFGVITVAGFIPVILTAFSEELAYRAYLFQTTAKLAGVPVALFISAFAFGIAHIQGHSVEFGIPPGLAFIPAFLGGLTFTYAYRINNNLWLPMGLHFAWNYFGGVFGSIISPETPAMLKLLVQMMVLVGLIAIFVEWMLWLRRAARPTVSANQDISPSIRNQEENQSGLRT from the coding sequence ATGACGCGCACCACAATTAAACGTCGCCTAGACAGGATACAAGAACTGTTAAATCAAGTCGAAACACGGTCAATAGGCTTGACAGTCGCGCTTGCACACGCTTTTGTGTTTTGGCTGGTAACTGGTATAGCTGGAGCTGTTCAAGATCCACTTGCCATTAGATTCGGATTAAATCCGGCGGACCCATTCACAAGAGAATTCCTCAAACTGGTATTCCTCGATGGAAGTATCGTTCTGTTATACCTGCTCACATTACCTGCATGGCGAAAGGCAAAAACGTCAATCAATTGGGGCCTACAGGTAAAAAACTATCGTGGGCTAGGTTTCTTCATAGGAATGACGTTAGGCATTCTGGCCCAGTATCTTTTTGTCCGAATGATGGAGTCTGCCGGATATTGGATAAAAGACGGCAGCTTTGGAGTAATCACAGTTGCTGGATTTATCCCAGTAATTCTTACAGCTTTTTCGGAAGAACTGGCATATCGAGCATATTTATTTCAAACAACTGCAAAGTTGGCAGGAGTCCCTGTGGCACTCTTTATTTCAGCATTTGCATTTGGCATAGCGCACATTCAAGGTCATTCGGTGGAGTTTGGTATCCCACCAGGATTGGCTTTTATTCCAGCGTTCCTTGGAGGTTTGACATTTACCTATGCGTATCGCATAAATAACAATCTTTGGCTGCCGATGGGTTTGCATTTCGCATGGAACTACTTTGGTGGTGTATTTGGTAGCATCATATCGCCGGAGACACCCGCGATGCTGAAATTGCTAGTTCAAATGATGGTGCTTGTGGGTCTGATCGCAATTTTCGTGGAATGGATGTTGTGGTTGCGCCGAGCAGCCCGCCCAACAGTATCCGCCAATCAAGATATCTCACCAAGTATCCGTAATCAAGAGGAAAACCAAAGCGGATTACGTACATGA